A stretch of DNA from Spirosoma endbachense:
TCAGAAGCTATCTTTTTATCCAGGATGGTCGTTGTTCGAGTAGAGCCTGGCTGTTTGGCAGCAGACTGGGCAGTCGGGGTAACCGGCTTACGAATGGCTGGTCGGGACTGAGCCTGTAGAGTGGATGTACTTGTCGTGATGATAAGGCTGATGAGTAAGAGGGATAATTTTTTCATGGACGTAATGTTGGCTAATGTTCTTATTCGGACGTCGAAAGGACTGGGCAAAAGTCAGTCGAAACAGAAGGTATCTGTTAGCGATTTCGTCGCACAGATTAGCACGTACGTCGCTCATTGAAAAAGCGTCGATTTCCAGGCTGGCTAATAGACTGAAACCGACGCTACAGGAACATTACTGGTGGTTGATTGACTCCGTACAGTTGAAGAGATGGCTACCCTGTTTGACAAGGTTTAGTGGGTATTGGCGAAGGTTAGGTCTATTGGCGTATTGGCGTGGGGTCAGGTCCTTCAACCTGATTAAGAAACCGCATCCGGCCTGAACGACACGTTTTGAGAATTGTCACGGCGAACCGGCCGCCCTGTGTCGGTTTTAAGAAACCGACACCACATTCAGAGACCGATAGTATGTTCTGAATTTATCGAAAAGGGTAGTTTATTTATTGATAAGCAATAAATAATTATCTATATTTGATCGTCGAGGACAATGTACTATAAAAAACTAGACGATGAATACTAAAATCAAGACAAAAACGAGGACCGAAGATATGCTTACGATCATGTACGTCCTGGCCTGGGTGACATTCATAGGTTTACTGATCCATGCTGGCGCGATTCTGTTTTCTTATGGTGTCAGTTGTGTTAACCCGGAGGGGGCAAAAAACCTGTACAAGGGGATGAGTTTAATTACCCTCAGACAGTTCAGTTTATGGCACTACACCCTGTCTGTTTTCTTAATGGTTACTTTATTGAGTATGAAAGCATTCGTGTTTTATCTGGTAATCAAAGTCTTATCGAAGGTGAATCTGGCAAATCCCTTTAAGCTTGAATTAGCTCGTCTACTTGAAAATAGTAGCTATATTTTATTAGGAATCTGGTTTGTCGCTATTCTGAGCAATGTCCACACCGATTGGTTGTTAAAAAAAACGGGGGTTATTCAGGGAGAGAGAGCTACTGAAGAATTTATTATTATGGCGGGACTCGTGTTTATCATTTCGCAGGTTTTCAAGCGTGGGGTAGAGATTCAAGCCGAAAACGACCTAACTGTATAAGCAATGCCTATCGTCGTAAATTTAGATGTAATGATGGCAAAGCGAAAAATGTCATTGAATGAGCTTTCAGAGAAAGTGGGTTTAACGCTCGCCAATCTGTCCATACTCAAAACCGGAAAAGCAAAGGCAATTCGATTTAGTACACTGGAATCTATTTGTGACGTGCTGAATTGCCAGCCGGGGGATATATTAGAGTACACGGAACAAACCGCAGACCATTTATAAAGCTGGAACGTTGCTGAGCGCCTGGCTTGTACAAAAAGAGAGGACAAAGATTCTAATTCTGGCCGGAGTTACTGGCGGGTGATTCAATCCGTACGATTCTCTTTAGGGTCAGGACACATCAGAGCGCACTTGTGTCCAATGGATTCCGTCTGTCGATGACCTTATTACTCCGGGTTTTCTGCCTGCCGCATCCGGGGGCTTTTTATGTCCTTTTTGCCCAGCTTGTACGAGAACGTAAGTCGAAGATTCTGGTTCTGATAGCGACTGGTTTGTCGTTGATAGAACGATTCCGTCGTGGTTACTTCGTCGATAAAGGTGAAGGGCGTCAGGAACGTTTCCATGCGCAAACTCATGTTAAACCTGTCATTCGTCGATTTTTTACTGAATGTCATGTTGTAAAATTTCCAGCCGGAACGATAGCCCTGTAACTGGATCGTAGCCACATCGAAAAAACCGTAAAAGTCAATGCTGTAGCCTTTGGGTAGTTTATAGCTGTAATTCAGAACTAATTGCCGCATCAGACCGCTGTTACGCAATTGCATAGCCGGACTTTCCAGTTGAACATACTGCATGGTCAGCGTACTTCCCAGACTGATTTTTGGGCTGGGTTTCCAGGTCAGATTTGCTGAAAAACCCAGCCGTTTATTGCGGCCAATATTTTGCCAGGTATTTTCAACGACGCCCTCAGACCGTACAGTTCGGATGCTCTCAATGCTGTTTTGGTTGTGGTTGTAAAACAGAGCAATGTCGGTAAATAATCGGGCGCCATTCCGGGAAAAGCTAAGCTGGTATCGGCGGGTGATTTCGGGGCGTAGGTAAGGATTGCCAAATTGAAAAGTGAGAGAATCGCTGT
This window harbors:
- a CDS encoding helix-turn-helix domain-containing protein, whose amino-acid sequence is MPIVVNLDVMMAKRKMSLNELSEKVGLTLANLSILKTGKAKAIRFSTLESICDVLNCQPGDILEYTEQTADHL
- a CDS encoding DUF2975 domain-containing protein, translated to MNTKIKTKTRTEDMLTIMYVLAWVTFIGLLIHAGAILFSYGVSCVNPEGAKNLYKGMSLITLRQFSLWHYTLSVFLMVTLLSMKAFVFYLVIKVLSKVNLANPFKLELARLLENSSYILLGIWFVAILSNVHTDWLLKKTGVIQGERATEEFIIMAGLVFIISQVFKRGVEIQAENDLTV